A genomic segment from Paralichthys olivaceus isolate ysfri-2021 chromosome 22, ASM2471397v2, whole genome shotgun sequence encodes:
- the wdr55 gene encoding WD repeat-containing protein 55, translating into MAAPAEHVETGSTETETDKTEAARETESSDSEPASQDPDPGSDEDEDGGEPPVPKIRDTPEDIRLEAIANTVALHPSRDMLVCGDVDGDVYAYSYSCTEGENRELWSSGHHMKSCRQVRFSADGLKLYSVSRDKAVHLMDVERGQLVSRIRGAHGSPINSLLLVDENILATGDDGGTLKVWDMRQGMAIMDLKHHEDYISDIAVDQAKRILLTASGDGTMGVFNIKRRRFELLSEYQSGDLTSVVLMKRGKKVACGSSEGTIYIFNWNGFGATSDRFALKAESVDCIVPITDNIMCTASMDGYIRAINLLPNRVIGCIGQHIGEPIEELAKSQDSRFLVSSGHDQLIKFWDISSLPNTTVKEYRKRKKKDGRMKSLTKKAHGDNDFFSGLVEETEKKEEEEEEEEDDSDSDSGSD; encoded by the exons atggcGGCGCCCGCGGAACACGTTGAAACGGGATCCACGGAGACAGAAACGGACAAAACAGAAGCTGCCAGAGAAACAGAATCCTCAGACTCTGAGCCCGCATCCCAGGACCCGGACCCGGGCTCCGATGAGGACGAGGACGGAGGCGAGCCGCCCGTCCCGAAGATTCGGGACACCCCGGAGGACATCCGCCTGGAGGCGATCGCCAACACGGTGGCGCTTCACCCGAGCCGCGACATGCTGGTGTGCGGGGACGTGGATGGGGACGTGTACGCCTACTCGTACTCGTGCACGGAGGGGGAGAACCGGGAGCTGTGGTCGTCGGGACATCACATGAAGTCCTGCCGCCAGGTTCGCTTCAGCGCGGACGGACTCAAGCTGTACAGCGTGTCCCGGGACAAGGCCGTGCACCTGATGGACGTGGAGCGGGGGCAGCTGGTGTCCAGGATCCGAGGGGCCCACGGTTCTCCCATCAACAGTCTGCTGCTGGTGGACGAAAACATCCTGGCGACCGGAGACGACGGAGGAACCCTGAAG gTGTGGGACATGAGGCAAGGGATGGCGATCATGGATCTGAAACATCACGAGGATTACATCAGTGACATCGCTGTGGACCAGGCCAAGAGGATCCTTCTCACCGCCAG TGGTGACGGTACCATGGGCGTCTTCAACATCAAGAGGCGACGCTTTGAATTGCTGTCGGAGTATCAGAGCGGCGATCTGACCTCGGTGGTCCTGATGAAGCGGGGGAAGAAGGTGGCTTGCGGCTCCAGCGAGGGGACCATCTACATCTTCAACTGGAACGGCTTCGGGGCCACCAGCGACCGCTTCGCTCTCAAGGCCGAGTCGGTGGACTGCATCGTCCCCATCACCGACAACATCATGTGCACCGCCTCCATGGATGGGTACATCCG CGCCATCAACCTGCTTCCTAACCGGGTCATCGGCTGCATCGGGCAGCACATCGGGGAACCCATTGAAGAACTTGCCAAGTCCCAGGACTCCCGCTTCCTGGTCAGCAGCGGTCACGACCAGCTCATCAAGTTCTGGGACATTTCCAGTTTACCCAACACGACAGTCAAAGAATACcgcaagaggaagaagaaagacgGACGAATGAAGTCTCTCACTAAGAAAGCCCACGGGGATAACGACTTCTTCTCAGGACTTGtagaggaaacagagaagaaggaggaagaagaggaggaagaggaggatgatagCGATAGTGACAGTGGCAGCGATTAA